A section of the Aneurinibacillus migulanus genome encodes:
- a CDS encoding methionine ABC transporter permease has translation MFDNVIPLLPEIGISIVQTFLMVGIAIGAALLLGTPLGILLFLTSKGQLLERPILFRIISSVVNIVRSFPFLILLVALIPLTRVLIGTTIGPVAAAVPLSIAAIPYFARLVEQSLREVSRGVIEAAVAMGASTYQIIWKVLIVEARSGLTLGLTVLVVSFLSYSAMAGVVGGGGIGDLAIRFGYYRFQTDVMVVTVLLLVALVQIIQFTGNRLAHYLDKR, from the coding sequence ATGTTTGATAATGTCATTCCATTGCTGCCGGAAATCGGTATTTCTATCGTACAGACGTTTTTAATGGTAGGCATTGCAATTGGAGCAGCGCTTCTGCTCGGTACTCCGCTTGGCATCCTGCTTTTCCTGACAAGTAAAGGGCAGTTATTGGAGAGACCGATTTTATTCCGGATTATCAGCTCTGTTGTGAATATCGTTCGTTCCTTTCCGTTCTTGATTTTATTGGTCGCACTTATTCCATTAACGCGTGTACTAATCGGAACGACTATCGGACCTGTCGCTGCAGCTGTTCCGCTCTCCATTGCAGCGATTCCATATTTCGCCCGACTCGTTGAGCAATCGCTACGTGAAGTATCGAGAGGCGTAATTGAAGCCGCAGTAGCAATGGGAGCCTCTACATATCAAATCATCTGGAAAGTGCTGATTGTTGAAGCTCGTTCCGGATTGACGCTCGGATTAACGGTATTGGTAGTCAGCTTTCTTTCTTATTCCGCAATGGCCGGCGTAGTAGGCGGTGGGGGAATCGGTGATTTAGCGATTCGTTTCGGCTATTATCGCTTCCAGACAGATGTAATGGTCGTGACGGTCCTGTTACTAGTTGCACTTGTACAAATCATTCAATTTACAGGTAATCGCCTTGCGCATTATTTGGATAAACGCTAG
- a CDS encoding AAA family ATPase, translating into MTQAPNLVQTKIEEAIQLLESRFLEREELIRLLFLGMMSSENVLLIGPPGTAKSQLARGVSQLFGSEQCFDYLLTKFTTPDEMFGPVSLQQLKQDRYIRQTDGYLPASQFAFLDEIFKANSAILNALLSILNERLFFNGKEKQNVPLLFLMAASNELPEENEQLEALYDRFLIRYEVGYLKNVSSYELMFQLPDEPLPTLLSLDDVQSVREQARHVKLSESLVYFLYELKQAMEEKEFSLSDRRWSKIGHIWKTSAALNGREYVSIWDTVYTPHMLWNVPEDLPVLAELFDKHFQDALKREMEEELPLRKYEQTADKWLEKEDELHGYQFKREVGEKLGKDAVIHAQSLLEKCRLEVEETARELRNKLVAWQEKEKNIESYLYSRNFLLLQPDRYAVKYSRLRIQGERILQTLQGLYRTLFDKEIPGTEYDYTL; encoded by the coding sequence ATGACCCAAGCACCTAACCTTGTTCAGACAAAAATTGAAGAAGCGATTCAGCTTCTAGAATCGCGTTTTCTAGAACGTGAAGAGCTGATTCGCCTTTTATTTTTAGGAATGATGAGCAGTGAGAATGTGCTGCTTATCGGCCCTCCAGGCACTGCAAAATCACAATTGGCCCGTGGGGTATCCCAGCTGTTTGGTAGCGAGCAATGTTTTGATTACCTTCTAACGAAATTCACGACGCCCGATGAGATGTTTGGACCTGTGTCGCTTCAGCAGTTGAAGCAGGATCGCTATATCCGTCAAACAGACGGCTATCTGCCCGCTTCTCAATTCGCATTTTTGGATGAAATTTTCAAAGCGAATAGTGCCATTCTCAATGCGCTCCTTTCCATACTGAACGAGCGCCTATTCTTCAACGGCAAGGAAAAACAAAACGTCCCGCTTCTATTTTTAATGGCCGCTTCCAACGAATTGCCGGAAGAGAATGAGCAGCTTGAAGCGCTATATGATCGTTTCCTGATTCGCTATGAGGTCGGATATCTGAAGAACGTCTCCAGTTACGAGCTCATGTTCCAACTTCCGGACGAACCGCTCCCGACGCTCCTCTCGCTTGATGACGTACAATCAGTACGGGAACAAGCACGGCATGTCAAGCTCTCTGAGTCACTTGTCTATTTTCTGTACGAGTTGAAACAGGCAATGGAAGAAAAGGAATTCTCGCTTTCCGACCGGAGATGGAGCAAAATTGGACACATCTGGAAAACATCCGCCGCGCTAAACGGCCGTGAGTATGTTTCTATTTGGGATACGGTATATACGCCCCATATGCTGTGGAATGTCCCGGAGGATTTACCCGTACTTGCGGAACTGTTCGATAAACACTTTCAGGATGCATTGAAGCGGGAAATGGAAGAAGAGCTGCCGCTCCGAAAGTATGAGCAGACCGCCGATAAATGGCTGGAGAAAGAAGATGAGCTGCACGGATACCAATTTAAACGGGAAGTGGGCGAAAAGCTTGGTAAGGACGCCGTTATACATGCCCAATCCCTCCTGGAAAAGTGCCGTTTAGAAGTAGAAGAAACGGCGCGTGAACTGCGCAATAAACTTGTTGCCTGGCAGGAAAAAGAAAAAAACATTGAATCTTATTTGTATAGCCGAAATTTTCTACTCCTGCAGCCAGACCGTTATGCGGTTAAGTATTCCCGTCTGCGTATTCAGGGAGAACGAATTCTGCAAACACTACAGGGCTTGTACCGGACACTGTTCGATAAAGAAATTCCCGGCACAGAATATGACTATACATTGTAG
- a CDS encoding fatty acid--CoA ligase: MSTTIGETLEWSARNFPYKTALVYEYGKKSHRWTYTELDRKANQFAQALLRLGVEKGDVVSSFLYNTSEFVVALFAVAKIGAIFNPVNYRLAAHELQYILQDGKAKVLLYEQQGSDVVDRARELGNPVEHYIYVDEALPEGALDFYALLEAEEQVRPEVAVSENDYCIMMYTSGTTGRPKGVLHTHRSKVHHNFMMMQCMGLTKEDVGLSAAPLNHTAELHTSFLPRVQVGATNVLLHHFDASHVLHAIETEQVTHMFAAPTMVNMLLHADDFGAYNLSSLRLLEYGGASMAPVLIREFEEKIGADLIQIYGTTEMGPCMSVLYADEQLKKAGSAGKPSLTHQLRICRVQPDGSPTHPDDICQPGDIGEILVKGPCMMGGYYNRPEATEKALAYGWYHTGDMGEYDEEGYVWIRDRIDHMIISGAENIYPREVEDQLIEHPGVREAAVVGKPDSKWGQIVLAYIVRSKGSLVSESELDEFLLEGDRLARYKRPRAYCFVDELPKTASGKIQKFILEKQTVTP; the protein is encoded by the coding sequence ATGAGCACAACGATCGGAGAGACTCTGGAGTGGTCAGCACGCAATTTTCCGTATAAAACCGCTTTGGTTTACGAGTACGGAAAAAAAAGCCACCGTTGGACTTACACTGAACTGGATCGAAAAGCTAACCAATTCGCTCAGGCGCTTTTGCGCCTGGGTGTGGAAAAAGGCGATGTGGTGTCTTCCTTCTTATATAATACAAGCGAATTTGTAGTGGCGCTGTTTGCCGTAGCGAAAATCGGCGCCATTTTCAATCCGGTGAACTATCGCTTGGCTGCGCATGAATTGCAGTATATCCTGCAGGACGGTAAGGCAAAGGTTCTGCTATATGAACAACAGGGCTCAGATGTGGTAGATAGAGCCCGGGAGCTTGGAAATCCGGTCGAACATTACATTTATGTCGATGAAGCTCTACCGGAAGGGGCGCTGGATTTCTATGCGTTATTGGAAGCGGAAGAACAGGTGCGTCCAGAAGTAGCCGTATCAGAAAATGATTACTGTATCATGATGTACACCAGCGGTACAACCGGCCGTCCAAAAGGAGTACTACATACACACCGTAGCAAAGTTCACCATAACTTTATGATGATGCAGTGCATGGGGCTGACGAAAGAAGATGTCGGTCTGTCCGCTGCACCATTAAATCATACAGCAGAATTGCATACGTCGTTCTTGCCGCGTGTGCAGGTTGGTGCAACGAATGTACTGCTGCATCATTTTGATGCTTCACATGTATTGCATGCGATTGAAACGGAGCAGGTAACCCATATGTTTGCTGCCCCGACAATGGTGAACATGCTGCTGCATGCTGATGATTTCGGTGCATATAATCTTTCGTCATTACGTTTACTAGAATATGGCGGTGCTTCGATGGCTCCTGTACTGATTCGCGAGTTCGAAGAGAAAATCGGTGCAGATTTAATTCAAATTTATGGCACAACCGAGATGGGACCATGCATGTCTGTATTGTACGCAGATGAACAGTTGAAGAAAGCAGGCTCTGCCGGCAAGCCCAGTCTTACGCACCAGCTGCGTATCTGCCGAGTACAGCCTGATGGTTCTCCTACTCATCCAGATGATATATGCCAGCCAGGGGATATCGGTGAGATTCTTGTGAAAGGGCCATGCATGATGGGCGGTTATTATAATCGTCCTGAGGCGACGGAAAAAGCGCTGGCATACGGTTGGTACCATACTGGGGATATGGGTGAGTATGATGAAGAAGGGTACGTGTGGATTCGCGATCGGATCGATCATATGATTATTTCAGGTGCGGAGAACATTTATCCGCGCGAGGTAGAGGATCAGCTTATCGAACATCCCGGTGTTCGCGAAGCAGCGGTTGTTGGTAAGCCGGATTCGAAATGGGGACAGATTGTGCTCGCCTACATTGTTCGGAGCAAAGGTAGCCTGGTAAGCGAGTCGGAATTGGACGAATTTCTTCTTGAAGGGGACCGACTTGCCAGATACAAACGACCGCGCGCGTATTGTTTCGTAGATGAATTGCCGAAAACGGCCAGCGGCAAAATTCAAAAGTTTATCTTGGAAAAACAAACCGTAACACCTTAA
- a CDS encoding NAD(P)-binding domain-containing protein, whose protein sequence is MTIPYSTWTLVGIGKLGQALLTLFQASNYPIGLYHPNIKKSERCAAAYPLHTSVSKEYLLSSDIVILALPATQIQPFIDELYPLLSPVSSPLFLNMATMISTNALREAYPELAWQGVKFMGQADDLRENGNGLFITDKTSAADSERKNAVIQVFSSIGHVVQDEEQTVENINRLATYYAIKGVKELEKVMQEQDFPELYRRQVLLSLVPGVIRSYTEGTLGHFGQAVADELENKPS, encoded by the coding sequence GTGACTATCCCTTATTCTACATGGACGCTTGTCGGCATCGGCAAGCTGGGGCAGGCTCTCTTAACACTATTTCAAGCAAGTAATTACCCTATCGGTCTGTATCATCCCAACATCAAGAAAAGCGAGCGATGTGCGGCGGCATATCCTTTGCACACTTCTGTATCCAAAGAGTATCTTCTTTCCTCAGATATCGTGATACTTGCCTTACCAGCAACACAAATTCAGCCGTTCATCGACGAACTGTATCCGTTGCTGTCACCTGTCTCTTCTCCCCTGTTTTTAAATATGGCTACGATGATTTCGACAAATGCATTACGAGAAGCATATCCGGAGCTTGCATGGCAAGGTGTGAAGTTCATGGGACAAGCTGATGATCTGCGTGAAAACGGAAACGGATTGTTTATAACCGATAAGACATCGGCAGCAGATTCGGAACGGAAAAATGCCGTAATTCAAGTTTTCTCCAGCATCGGTCATGTTGTACAAGACGAAGAACAAACCGTGGAAAATATAAATCGGTTGGCAACCTACTACGCAATCAAAGGTGTCAAAGAACTGGAGAAGGTGATGCAAGAACAAGACTTCCCCGAACTATACCGTAGGCAGGTGCTTCTCTCGCTTGTTCCTGGTGTCATTCGTTCTTATACAGAAGGTACCCTGGGCCATTTCGGACAGGCGGTGGCAGATGAACTAGAAAACAAACCTTCATAA
- a CDS encoding M55 family metallopeptidase — MKLYLSVDMEGITGLVDQTFVDSKERNYQRGQKLMTDEANHVIEAAFQEGFKDVVVNDSHSKMNNLLIERLHPEAQLISGDVKPFSMVQGLDDTYAGAIFLGYHSRAGRKGVLSHTMIFGVRNMYINDQPIGELGFNAYVAGYYGVPLLLVAGDDETAVEAEALIPGITTAVVKRQISRTSALCLTPEKAGWLLREKTKQAIENRGNIKPLTPPENPVLTIEFANHGQAEWAALMPGTEIEDGEPIVRYQAKDILEAYKAMIVMTELAMKTSFC, encoded by the coding sequence ATGAAACTATATCTTTCTGTTGATATGGAAGGCATTACTGGTCTTGTGGACCAAACATTCGTAGATTCAAAGGAGCGCAATTATCAGCGCGGTCAGAAGCTGATGACCGACGAAGCTAACCATGTCATTGAAGCCGCATTCCAGGAAGGGTTTAAGGATGTTGTCGTTAACGATAGCCATTCCAAGATGAACAATTTGTTGATTGAGAGACTACACCCGGAGGCGCAGCTAATCTCCGGAGATGTGAAGCCGTTTTCGATGGTGCAGGGATTGGACGATACATATGCGGGTGCTATATTTCTCGGCTATCACTCACGGGCTGGAAGAAAAGGCGTACTCAGCCATACGATGATTTTCGGTGTAAGAAATATGTACATTAACGATCAACCGATTGGTGAACTTGGTTTTAACGCGTATGTAGCCGGATACTATGGAGTGCCGCTTCTGTTAGTGGCAGGCGATGATGAGACAGCAGTTGAAGCTGAAGCATTGATTCCCGGAATTACTACTGCGGTGGTCAAGCGACAAATATCCCGTACCTCTGCGCTCTGCCTGACACCAGAAAAAGCGGGTTGGCTGCTGCGGGAAAAAACGAAGCAGGCGATTGAAAATCGCGGAAATATAAAACCGCTTACGCCGCCGGAGAATCCTGTTCTGACAATCGAGTTCGCAAATCATGGACAGGCGGAATGGGCGGCTCTGATGCCGGGAACGGAGATTGAAGACGGAGAACCGATCGTACGCTATCAGGCCAAAGATATTCTAGAAGCATATAAGGCAATGATTGTCATGACTGAATTGGCGATGAAAACTTCATTTTGCTAA
- a CDS encoding methionine ABC transporter ATP-binding protein, with protein sequence MIKVQNVSKSYKTSGGTFQAVAPASLHVEEGDVYGIIGFSGAGKSTLLRLVNLLEKPDEGEVYVDGRELTGLSKKELRKARQSIGMIFQHFNLLNNRTVSENVAFPLEVAGIAKEERSQRVQECLDIVGLMEKADSYPSKLSGGQKQRVAIARALANRPKVLLCDEPTSALDPQTTRTILAFLKEINVQLGVTILLVTHEMNVVKEICNKVAVMENGHLVEKISLSDREAKPKTDIAKLLFEEEISEKRGVAHV encoded by the coding sequence ATGATTAAAGTACAGAATGTTAGCAAGAGTTACAAAACATCTGGGGGTACGTTTCAGGCAGTAGCTCCAGCATCGCTCCATGTGGAAGAAGGAGACGTATACGGTATCATCGGATTTAGCGGTGCCGGAAAATCCACACTGTTACGGTTGGTGAATCTGCTGGAGAAGCCGGATGAGGGTGAAGTATATGTTGACGGTCGTGAGCTGACCGGACTATCAAAAAAAGAACTACGCAAAGCACGGCAATCAATCGGTATGATTTTTCAACACTTTAATCTATTGAATAATCGAACGGTTTCGGAAAATGTAGCATTTCCACTTGAAGTTGCTGGCATAGCAAAAGAAGAAAGGTCACAAAGGGTTCAGGAATGCCTTGACATTGTAGGATTGATGGAGAAGGCTGATAGCTATCCATCTAAGCTAAGCGGCGGGCAGAAACAGCGTGTCGCCATCGCTCGAGCGCTTGCCAACCGACCGAAAGTGTTGCTGTGCGACGAGCCAACTTCAGCGCTCGACCCACAGACTACACGAACGATTCTCGCATTCTTAAAAGAAATTAACGTACAGTTAGGTGTAACGATTTTACTTGTTACACACGAGATGAATGTAGTAAAGGAAATTTGCAACAAGGTAGCGGTTATGGAGAACGGGCATCTGGTGGAGAAGATATCGCTTTCGGACCGGGAAGCCAAACCGAAAACCGATATCGCCAAGCTGCTGTTTGAGGAAGAAATCAGCGAGAAAAGAGGGGTCGCACATGTTTGA
- a CDS encoding MetQ/NlpA family ABC transporter substrate-binding protein yields the protein MKKKPLILIGLIILLTAFLAACGGQKDEQTAAKPQEQGDTKEVVIGATAGPYSDQVNRGIKPVLEKKGYSVKVVEFNDYVQPNQALAEGSLSANVFQHVIYLKNFAKEHNLPIEDLIQVPTAPIGIYSHKHKSLDEVQPGATVSLPNDPTNQARALVMMQNFGWIKLKDGVDLLRVSEKDVTENKKNIKLLPLEAAQLPRSLDDADYAFVNGNFAIASGLKLTEALDLEKIPDEYMNLVAIKTADKDKQFVKDLVEAYKSQEFKDVIDKEFQGFIKPDYMK from the coding sequence ATGAAGAAAAAACCGCTTATACTGATTGGATTAATTATATTATTAACAGCATTTTTAGCGGCTTGCGGTGGGCAAAAAGATGAACAAACTGCAGCCAAACCACAGGAACAAGGAGACACAAAAGAAGTTGTGATTGGAGCAACAGCGGGGCCTTACAGCGATCAAGTGAATCGAGGCATTAAACCGGTGCTTGAGAAAAAAGGCTATAGCGTAAAAGTGGTTGAGTTTAACGATTATGTACAGCCGAATCAGGCGCTTGCCGAAGGTTCGCTGAGCGCTAACGTATTTCAGCATGTTATCTATTTGAAGAACTTTGCAAAAGAGCATAACTTACCGATCGAAGATTTGATTCAAGTGCCGACCGCGCCAATCGGCATTTATTCTCATAAGCATAAGTCATTGGATGAAGTACAGCCAGGTGCGACCGTATCTTTGCCGAATGATCCGACAAACCAGGCACGTGCGCTTGTTATGATGCAGAACTTCGGATGGATTAAGTTGAAAGATGGCGTAGATTTACTACGTGTTTCGGAGAAGGATGTAACGGAAAATAAGAAAAACATCAAATTGCTCCCGCTTGAGGCAGCCCAACTGCCGCGCTCGCTTGATGACGCCGACTATGCATTCGTTAATGGTAACTTTGCTATTGCATCAGGGCTGAAGTTGACGGAAGCGCTCGATTTGGAAAAGATTCCAGACGAATATATGAATCTTGTAGCGATTAAAACGGCAGACAAGGACAAACAGTTTGTGAAAGATTTGGTAGAAGCGTATAAATCACAAGAATTCAAAGATGTAATTGATAAGGAATTCCAAGGGTTTATCAAGCCAGATTATATGAAATAA